A stretch of Lujinxingia sediminis DNA encodes these proteins:
- the holA gene encoding DNA polymerase III subunit delta, producing MSKQADRARQFFKDLKKGPVAPIYFVHGEETYLLDRAVEAIVEAAAPEGTNDFNLDTFQGRSASGDSIRSAAEMLPMMSKRRLVVVRDMQEIPLSELGQLEDYFANPSPTTCLILHARTAQKKIDGRSGIIKKLKKAAEVCEFKALYENEIPAFLERQAARRGMRLSRQVIQYLVDAVGTDMAELEQSLEKIDLYVGAAPEGQGRQVEIDDVQEIIAHTRVRTVFDLTDALGARNYQQALLIMERMLLDGQSALVISHMISRHFRIVARLQDPALRSASNNDAARAVGVSPFFLKDYQRHARTFAPDELASILRQMLEVDVALKSSPVPDRVILELLFARICMKAIPQSV from the coding sequence ATGAGCAAACAAGCCGATCGCGCCCGACAGTTTTTCAAAGACCTCAAAAAAGGACCGGTCGCCCCGATCTACTTTGTGCACGGTGAGGAGACCTACCTGCTCGATCGTGCTGTGGAGGCGATCGTAGAGGCCGCCGCCCCCGAGGGCACCAACGACTTTAATCTGGACACCTTTCAGGGGCGCTCAGCCAGCGGAGATTCCATCCGCTCGGCCGCCGAGATGTTGCCGATGATGTCGAAGCGCCGCCTGGTGGTGGTCCGCGACATGCAGGAGATCCCCCTCTCGGAGCTGGGTCAGCTCGAAGACTACTTTGCCAACCCCAGCCCTACGACCTGCCTGATCCTGCATGCCCGTACCGCACAGAAGAAGATCGACGGGCGCTCGGGCATCATCAAAAAGCTCAAAAAAGCCGCGGAAGTCTGCGAGTTCAAAGCTCTCTACGAAAACGAGATCCCCGCTTTTCTGGAGCGCCAGGCCGCGCGCCGCGGCATGCGACTAAGCCGTCAGGTCATCCAGTACCTGGTCGATGCGGTGGGCACCGATATGGCGGAGCTGGAGCAATCCCTGGAGAAGATCGATCTTTACGTGGGCGCCGCCCCCGAAGGCCAGGGCCGCCAGGTTGAGATCGATGATGTTCAGGAAATCATCGCCCATACCCGGGTGCGCACCGTCTTTGACCTGACCGATGCGCTCGGTGCCCGCAACTACCAGCAGGCCCTGTTGATCATGGAGCGCATGCTCCTCGACGGGCAGTCCGCGCTGGTGATCAGCCACATGATCAGCCGTCACTTTCGCATCGTGGCGCGTCTTCAGGACCCCGCGCTGCGCTCAGCGAGCAACAACGACGCGGCCCGCGCGGTGGGCGTCTCGCCATTTTTCCTAAAGGACTACCAACGCCACGCGCGCACCTTTGCCCCGGATGAGCTGGCGTCTATCCTTCGCCAGATGCTGGAGGTGGACGTGGCGCTGAAGTCCAGTCCGGTGCCAGACCGCGTGATCCTGGAACTGCTCTTCGCCAGAATTTGCATGAAAGCCATTCCGCAGAGCGTCTGA
- the rpsT gene encoding 30S ribosomal protein S20: MANSKSAKKRAQQNIVRRDRNRNVRSALRTKARKFLSAVESGDVSAAETSLRSVESALDSAASKGVIPRKRAARKASRLALHLDKMRAQG, encoded by the coding sequence GTGGCGAATTCAAAGTCTGCTAAAAAGCGTGCGCAACAGAACATCGTGCGCCGTGATCGCAACCGTAACGTGCGCTCGGCTCTGCGCACCAAAGCTCGCAAGTTCTTGAGCGCGGTGGAGTCCGGTGACGTCAGCGCGGCCGAAACCAGCCTGCGCAGTGTGGAGTCGGCGCTCGACAGCGCCGCTTCCAAGGGTGTGATCCCGCGCAAGCGCGCTGCCCGCAAGGCCAGCCGCCTGGCTCTGCACCTCGACAAGATGCGCGCTCAGGGCTGA
- the ftsH gene encoding ATP-dependent zinc metalloprotease FtsH: protein MAESSNKAPSPNKGTDSNSGGLSWRTLLVVLALGLGALLIFYQVQGPGAVVSLPYSELKARVEQGDVARVMLSDRQVVAMPTEEVLNRERQAEDAEDFERWQAQRPLEDPSLLPLLERQGVVVDVAPQSGCADGGFLWIWVLGALMVFIFWSFMIRRMQMLNAQGPGSNSPVMSFGKSRARVYAEEGTGVTFEDVAGVEEAKEELREIISFLREPSRFTRLGGKVPKGVLLVGPPGTGKTLLARAVAGEAEVPFFNLSGSDFVEMFVGVGAARVRDLFQQAQESAPCIIFVDELDAIGKTRGAAGYQSNEEREQTLNALLVEMDGFDTRSGVIILAATNRPEVLDPALLRSGRFDRQVVVDRPDKKGRRRILEVHARRVVMSPDVDLDVVAAQTPGFVGADLANIVNEAALLAARKNKSQVELEDFQASIERVMAGLERKSRRLSEKESRIVAYHEAGHAIVAGAMSDADPVHKISIVSRGIGALGYTLQVPLEDRYLVTRSELHDRICMLLGGRAAEHIVFGDVSSGAANDLQRVTDIARRMVSEYGMGHAIGNLSYGEDSSPFLSQMGVSARGYSDQTAEKIDAEVRQIVSVLYQRTLEVLEKNVDLLHEMADTLREQEVLEGAQLATLMERVQPAEAVSGLDGASAHRVPSQPDEPAR from the coding sequence ATGGCCGAGTCTTCGAATAAAGCGCCTTCTCCCAACAAGGGGACTGATTCAAACTCCGGGGGCCTCTCCTGGCGCACCCTGCTGGTGGTGCTGGCTCTGGGGCTGGGGGCGCTGCTGATCTTCTATCAAGTTCAGGGGCCCGGGGCGGTGGTGTCGCTTCCTTACAGCGAGCTAAAAGCGCGTGTGGAGCAGGGTGATGTGGCCCGGGTGATGCTCTCCGACCGTCAGGTTGTGGCGATGCCCACCGAAGAGGTGCTGAACCGAGAACGCCAGGCCGAGGATGCCGAAGATTTCGAGCGCTGGCAGGCACAGCGCCCGCTTGAAGATCCCTCGCTGCTGCCCCTTCTGGAGCGGCAGGGGGTGGTGGTGGACGTCGCCCCCCAGAGCGGCTGTGCAGATGGCGGTTTTCTCTGGATCTGGGTGCTCGGCGCGCTGATGGTCTTCATCTTCTGGAGCTTCATGATCCGAAGGATGCAGATGCTCAACGCTCAAGGCCCGGGCTCCAACTCACCGGTGATGAGCTTTGGAAAGAGTCGCGCCCGGGTCTACGCCGAGGAGGGCACCGGCGTGACCTTTGAAGATGTCGCCGGGGTGGAAGAGGCCAAAGAGGAACTTCGGGAGATCATCTCCTTTCTGCGGGAGCCTTCCCGTTTTACGCGCCTGGGCGGCAAGGTGCCCAAGGGGGTGCTGCTGGTCGGCCCGCCCGGGACCGGGAAGACGCTCCTGGCGCGGGCGGTCGCCGGGGAGGCCGAGGTTCCCTTTTTCAACTTAAGCGGCTCGGACTTTGTCGAGATGTTTGTCGGGGTGGGCGCGGCTCGGGTGCGCGATCTTTTTCAGCAGGCTCAGGAGAGCGCCCCCTGCATCATCTTCGTCGATGAGCTCGACGCGATCGGCAAGACGCGCGGTGCAGCCGGCTACCAGTCCAACGAGGAGCGCGAGCAAACCCTGAATGCGCTGCTGGTCGAGATGGATGGGTTTGATACACGAAGTGGTGTCATCATCCTGGCGGCGACCAACCGCCCCGAGGTGCTGGACCCGGCCTTGCTCCGCTCCGGACGCTTCGATCGCCAGGTCGTGGTGGATCGACCGGATAAGAAAGGGCGCCGCCGCATCCTGGAGGTGCACGCTCGACGCGTGGTGATGTCACCGGACGTGGATCTTGATGTGGTCGCCGCGCAGACCCCGGGATTCGTCGGTGCGGACCTTGCCAACATCGTCAACGAGGCTGCCTTGCTCGCGGCTCGTAAAAATAAATCCCAGGTTGAACTGGAGGACTTCCAGGCATCGATCGAGCGGGTGATGGCGGGACTGGAGCGAAAGAGCCGTCGACTCTCCGAGAAGGAGTCGCGCATTGTGGCCTACCATGAGGCCGGGCACGCCATCGTCGCCGGGGCGATGAGTGACGCCGATCCGGTACACAAAATCAGCATTGTCTCTCGCGGGATCGGCGCACTGGGCTACACATTGCAGGTGCCCCTCGAAGATCGCTACCTGGTGACGCGCAGCGAGTTGCACGACCGAATATGTATGTTGCTGGGAGGGCGGGCCGCTGAACATATCGTCTTTGGCGACGTCTCCAGCGGTGCGGCCAACGATTTGCAGCGGGTTACCGATATCGCCCGTCGTATGGTCAGTGAGTACGGGATGGGTCACGCCATCGGGAACCTGAGCTATGGCGAAGACTCCAGCCCTTTTCTCTCCCAGATGGGCGTGAGCGCTCGAGGATATTCGGATCAGACCGCCGAAAAGATCGACGCCGAGGTCCGGCAGATCGTCAGTGTGCTCTACCAGCGCACGCTGGAGGTGCTGGAAAAAAATGTGGATCTTCTCCACGAGATGGCCGATACCCTCAGGGAGCAAGAGGTGCTCGAAGGTGCGCAGCTTGCCACGTTGATGGAACGGGTTCAGCCCGCCGAAGCGGTCAGTGGTCTCGATGGTGCATCCGCCCATCGAGTCCCCTCCCAGCCTGATGAGCCGGCGAGGTGA
- a CDS encoding CvpA family protein, producing the protein MTLDLIAGFVWLVLVALGWRSGALRQIVRIIAAIAVVIASSWVSPWIRDAVFDASGPATPGVEALSLLMAAVGIYVGVVLAGWLAVKILRTSSPTLGTVDRLAGAGLGGMKGLILVYFAVVLVVLIETPLTRYDPDNALGLREGRAAEFVRSHNVLAPWQFPDLRRLHDALMCGALAAESGAQDKVRAHGRAADFLRRDWVASMLNDEGLMSAVRQDHYPLTLADARVRELLNDRDAVTALRRVHWETLRADLESLVDPDAT; encoded by the coding sequence GTGACCCTCGACTTGATCGCAGGCTTTGTGTGGCTGGTGCTGGTAGCGCTGGGATGGCGTTCTGGTGCTCTTCGCCAGATCGTGCGCATCATCGCGGCCATTGCCGTTGTGATTGCCTCCTCCTGGGTCTCACCATGGATTCGCGATGCCGTCTTTGACGCATCCGGGCCAGCAACGCCGGGCGTCGAGGCCCTGAGCCTCTTGATGGCAGCCGTCGGAATCTACGTCGGGGTGGTGCTCGCCGGGTGGCTCGCTGTGAAGATTCTACGTACGAGCAGCCCGACGCTCGGAACGGTTGATCGCCTCGCAGGTGCCGGGCTCGGCGGCATGAAAGGACTGATCCTGGTCTACTTCGCGGTCGTGCTCGTGGTGCTGATTGAAACACCGCTGACGCGCTACGACCCGGATAACGCGCTCGGCCTGCGCGAGGGGAGGGCCGCCGAGTTTGTGCGCTCACATAATGTGCTCGCGCCCTGGCAGTTTCCCGACCTTCGTCGCCTGCATGATGCGCTGATGTGTGGCGCGCTCGCTGCAGAGAGTGGGGCTCAGGATAAGGTGCGTGCGCATGGTCGTGCGGCAGATTTTCTGCGCCGCGATTGGGTCGCCTCAATGCTCAACGATGAAGGCCTCATGAGCGCGGTGCGTCAGGACCACTACCCTCTGACGCTGGCGGATGCTCGTGTGCGCGAGTTGCTCAATGATCGCGACGCGGTCACGGCATTACGCCGGGTGCATTGGGAAACCTTGCGCGCCGACCTGGAGAGCCTGGTTGACCCGGACGCGACTTGA
- a CDS encoding tetratricopeptide repeat protein, whose translation MRYCPICKAQFEGEEIFCPHDGTRLLTKNSETPGRLAGSSLHGAVNLEVFLDADHLGELYRGRMLNDGTSVQVRVFHRTYTAASLSRARTSLESIKAQSPLPHQILSVAGLFTQQLPHFIAEELADGDSLAQTLKTRGPLPWREALKLGCNLARALDWLTEQGVYPLGVSPASVYLQPEHSGVQVGSWLLGELAGELPAIDDSTPREALPVWLDYVAPELLRDPGANAKAASVFSVGAVMYYALTGESPLPAEASAAQLLEPGDYPADPPLDSIDLSDAPDTLVDLLRMSLSRDPAHRFQAPGAILAAFSNVLASSPDVIAPALTPATHAVFERPGQTGPEALPPFTVPQHADDSAIDSVGQTEPQHERHTMVGMPAVAHAEDPQTDAAASSEDIPPRVIIDDPGEGRPPVTTAPYGEGAFDEPDEPGARTAPLNAVTPAESVSSEDTTSTSSEARKGAAASTEPLNAVSRTGNASDEADDASNEAPGDDKNSESTEKKTLMMTSVSVQTLADEVDSPGENIPATEQASRDAKPSNDETHSARDTSRQSGEATARPGVSRDAAPGPSIVIAEDLQGDAPASDAAPSATDGASIVVDDALKADEPGQSEKESAKERLDARTDAVKVSTARNGAVADDVARLNIGFVNASRNATTEDVDEGWFSDSEDAWADDALRDAQERTQTREKLARIVIVLLLVAAFIAVLIFTQSYEPQDEPTPGTSEREAEEPSVDLERLEDQLKDALARGALIHPRANSALQYLTELKRHAPERYEAHRNAFVVAADEASRKAETEERWQAARDLSGFASQHAPENAALRERAEAVQARYVSTLEGAAPDSVVGSNADSHKREPTDTPTKASEGTPRKETPRAEPTPRVDAEASYREGRQAYARGDFDAARAAFERTLSASPDHAGANAGLGQILFDQANMRDAERYQLRAVRARPNNIEYRLQLGTVYFRLERFQDAIRTWEEVLNRDPDNSDAQRFIELAQRRVN comes from the coding sequence GTGAGATACTGCCCAATCTGTAAGGCGCAATTTGAGGGCGAAGAGATCTTCTGTCCTCATGACGGCACCCGGCTGTTAACGAAGAATAGCGAGACGCCCGGCCGCCTGGCGGGCTCCTCACTCCACGGTGCGGTCAACCTGGAGGTCTTCCTCGATGCCGATCACCTGGGGGAGCTCTACCGAGGGCGGATGCTCAACGATGGGACCAGTGTGCAGGTCCGAGTATTCCATCGCACCTACACAGCAGCCTCTCTTTCCCGGGCTCGAACATCACTGGAATCCATAAAGGCCCAATCACCGCTTCCTCACCAGATTTTGAGCGTCGCAGGTCTTTTCACTCAGCAGCTCCCACATTTTATTGCCGAAGAGCTGGCCGACGGAGACTCACTCGCTCAGACGCTCAAGACGCGCGGGCCGCTCCCCTGGCGCGAGGCGCTGAAGCTGGGCTGCAACCTTGCACGAGCGCTGGATTGGCTCACTGAGCAGGGCGTTTACCCTCTGGGTGTAAGTCCCGCTTCCGTCTACCTTCAGCCCGAGCACTCCGGAGTTCAGGTCGGGAGTTGGCTGCTCGGCGAGCTGGCTGGCGAGCTGCCGGCAATTGACGATTCGACCCCGCGAGAAGCATTGCCGGTGTGGCTCGACTACGTCGCTCCAGAACTTCTTCGCGATCCTGGCGCCAACGCCAAAGCGGCTTCGGTCTTCTCAGTGGGCGCCGTGATGTACTACGCCCTCACCGGCGAGTCTCCCCTTCCGGCTGAGGCCTCTGCCGCACAACTTCTGGAGCCTGGAGATTACCCGGCAGATCCTCCGCTCGACAGCATCGATCTGAGTGATGCTCCCGATACCCTGGTTGATCTTCTCCGCATGAGCCTTTCTCGGGATCCGGCGCACCGCTTTCAGGCGCCGGGGGCAATCCTGGCGGCGTTCTCCAACGTCCTGGCAAGTTCTCCAGACGTGATCGCTCCGGCCCTCACGCCGGCCACACATGCGGTCTTCGAGCGCCCCGGCCAGACCGGGCCCGAGGCATTACCGCCCTTCACCGTGCCACAACACGCGGATGACTCCGCCATCGACAGCGTAGGTCAGACCGAACCCCAGCACGAACGCCACACCATGGTGGGCATGCCGGCGGTGGCTCATGCCGAAGATCCTCAGACCGACGCTGCGGCGTCTTCAGAAGACATTCCCCCGCGCGTCATCATTGACGACCCGGGTGAGGGCCGCCCCCCGGTCACCACCGCGCCTTATGGCGAGGGAGCCTTCGACGAGCCGGACGAGCCTGGCGCACGCACCGCACCTCTTAACGCGGTGACGCCCGCTGAAAGTGTGTCCTCCGAAGACACCACGTCAACGTCGAGCGAGGCTCGCAAGGGCGCCGCCGCCAGCACCGAACCGTTGAATGCGGTCTCCCGCACCGGAAACGCCAGCGATGAGGCCGACGATGCTTCGAACGAGGCGCCTGGCGATGACAAGAACTCGGAAAGCACCGAGAAGAAAACTCTGATGATGACGTCCGTCTCCGTGCAGACCCTGGCCGACGAGGTGGACTCACCTGGCGAGAATATCCCTGCGACGGAACAGGCTTCGCGCGACGCGAAACCCTCGAACGACGAGACGCACTCCGCCCGGGACACCTCACGCCAGTCAGGGGAAGCCACCGCACGCCCGGGCGTATCACGCGACGCCGCCCCGGGCCCCTCCATCGTCATCGCTGAGGATCTTCAGGGCGACGCGCCGGCTTCCGACGCCGCCCCGAGCGCCACCGACGGAGCCTCCATCGTTGTGGATGACGCGCTCAAAGCGGATGAGCCCGGGCAGTCGGAAAAGGAGAGCGCGAAGGAGCGGCTTGACGCGCGCACCGACGCCGTAAAAGTTTCGACGGCGCGTAACGGAGCGGTCGCAGACGATGTCGCCAGGCTCAACATCGGTTTTGTAAACGCCTCACGGAATGCAACCACCGAGGACGTTGATGAGGGGTGGTTCTCGGACTCCGAAGACGCCTGGGCTGACGATGCCTTACGCGATGCTCAGGAGCGAACACAAACCCGCGAGAAGCTCGCCCGCATCGTCATCGTACTGCTCCTGGTCGCCGCTTTTATCGCCGTCCTGATATTTACGCAGAGCTATGAGCCGCAGGATGAACCCACGCCCGGCACCAGCGAACGCGAAGCAGAAGAGCCCTCCGTCGACCTGGAGAGGCTGGAGGATCAGCTTAAGGACGCCCTGGCGCGTGGGGCGCTGATTCATCCACGCGCCAACAGCGCGCTGCAGTACCTGACCGAGCTTAAGAGGCACGCCCCGGAACGCTACGAGGCTCACCGCAACGCTTTTGTCGTAGCGGCCGACGAGGCCAGCCGAAAGGCGGAAACGGAGGAGCGCTGGCAGGCCGCGCGTGACCTCTCCGGCTTCGCCAGCCAGCATGCCCCCGAGAACGCCGCGCTCCGAGAGCGCGCCGAGGCCGTTCAGGCCCGCTACGTGTCGACCCTCGAGGGGGCGGCCCCCGACTCCGTCGTCGGCTCCAACGCCGACTCCCATAAACGTGAGCCCACGGACACTCCAACAAAGGCATCCGAGGGCACGCCTCGTAAGGAGACTCCGCGCGCCGAGCCCACCCCGCGCGTCGATGCGGAGGCCTCCTACCGCGAAGGCCGTCAGGCCTACGCCCGCGGCGACTTCGACGCCGCACGTGCCGCCTTCGAGCGCACGCTGAGCGCCTCTCCAGACCACGCGGGTGCCAACGCCGGACTGGGGCAGATCCTCTTCGACCAGGCCAACATGCGCGATGCTGAGCGCTACCAACTTCGCGCCGTCCGCGCACGCCCCAACAACATTGAGTACCGCCTTCAACTCGGCACCGTTTACTTCCGACTCGAGCGTTTCCAGGATGCCATCCGCACCTGGGAGGAAGTCCTGAACCGGGACCCGGACAACTCCGACGCGCAGCGCTTCATTGAACTTGCGCAACGGCGCGTCAACTGA
- the yhbY gene encoding ribosome assembly RNA-binding protein YhbY, producing the protein MTASKSSSSAGLVQRLSPRLTGKQRRYLRTLAHSLKPLVYVGQKGISENLIENVSAQLLAHELIKVKIHEGDGMVEAAEAIVAGTGAQLAQKIGHTLVLYRPHPEKPTITLPRDTAAGS; encoded by the coding sequence ATGACCGCATCAAAATCTTCATCGAGCGCTGGCCTGGTCCAGCGCCTGAGTCCTCGCCTCACCGGAAAGCAGCGTCGCTACCTGCGCACGCTCGCTCATTCGCTTAAGCCGCTGGTCTACGTCGGCCAGAAAGGGATCAGCGAGAACCTGATTGAGAACGTCAGCGCTCAGCTGCTGGCTCATGAGCTGATCAAGGTTAAGATCCATGAAGGCGACGGGATGGTCGAGGCTGCCGAGGCCATCGTAGCCGGCACCGGTGCCCAGCTTGCTCAGAAGATCGGGCATACGCTGGTGCTCTACAGGCCTCATCCTGAGAAACCCACGATTACGTTGCCGCGCGATACCGCGGCGGGATCCTGA